A DNA window from Scylla paramamosain isolate STU-SP2022 chromosome 10, ASM3559412v1, whole genome shotgun sequence contains the following coding sequences:
- the LOC135104300 gene encoding spliceosome-associated protein CWC15 homolog, translated as MTTAARPTFEPAKGGMGRGERDLSALSKQYSARDLASHTRLKYRDHGQSTTEELRNRDFRRELEDRERAARDKRTSSSSGNSGSGSSSSSSNNAIRESGSSSSSSSSSSKKPRLDQIAPSNLDADDPQDDDDDASDSDDSDDEAVLFAELERIRRERAEEDARKQQERQEQEERIRMENIISGNPLLNLAAAPKSDMKVKKRWDDDVVFKNCAASEPDKSEKSFINDSLRSEFHKRFMEKYVK; from the coding sequence ATGACTACAGCTGCACGACCAACATTTGAGCCGGCCAAGGGTGGCATGGGCCGAGGGGAGCGTGACCTTAGCGCACTCTCCAAGCAGTACTCGGCTCGTGACCTCGCTTCACACACACGGCTCAAGTACCGCGACCATGGCCAGTCCACCACTGAGGAGCTCCGCAACCGTGACTTCCGCCGTGAGCTGGAGGACCGCGAGCGTGCTGCTAGGGACAAGcgaaccagtagtagtagtggtaacagtgggagtggcagcagtagcagcagcagtaacaatgCCATAAGGGAGTCTggaagctcctcctcctcctcctcgtcatcatccAAGAAGCCAAGACTGGACCAGATTGCTCCATCAAACCTAGACGCTGACGATCcacaggatgatgatgatgatgcatcTGATTCTGACGATTCAGATGACGAGGCAGTCCTGTTTGCTGAGTTGGAGCGGAtcaggagggagagggcagaGGAGGATGCCAGGAAACAGCAAGAGAGGCAAGAGCAAGAGGAGAGGATACGCATGGAGAACATTATTTCAGGCAACCCACTCCTCAACCTTGCAGCAGCACCCAAGTCTGACATGAAGGTCAAGAAACGATGGGACGATGATGTGGTGTTCAAAAATTGTGCAGCCTCTGAACCTGATAAATCAGAAAAGTCTTTCATCAATGACTCTTTACGATCAGAGTTCCACAAACGTTTCATGGAGAAATATGTAAAGTAA
- the LOC135104296 gene encoding ubiquitin carboxyl-terminal hydrolase 38-like: MDKLVSDIIHMPNQPDNIKKALLIKLAHSPRVNMSRTVLEKANIMAIFDTCVNIATTSENEGPLAVFAFSHWASQYKACLKEYLTPERVTGILACQTNATVVIAWLKEALCHLTEDTDVLCTLAPVLEEVLQNKLQECGGSSAFVMQLAELYALCPVLLPQPHTRLTFTITLMNCVAAFPTPTKPEVLAHMKSIGGLVNTLWNGLRLEDILYSLNAMYTIISNTDGGSEVCPAMAHLLSLVPTVVVECLAPRIVSDTSTTDAALLATLTRLTAWLVAWPTAHTTLGLWVRTLVRLLYQSGRTIIPARVTLDRVPKLLTALQIPVVRTGVVSVLSTLLLSFQSSPTAFHKVIPAMVDVFGQLEREGSPSSTATLARLATLCHTLMVLHPGQPDIYQPLMNCLEKYPAPSEEDIQEVIQEHQWGPMEEGARGLAAGQVRGSVGVGEVPFVYQQRLPNQKVGLRNLGNTCYMNSVIQALFMTDSFRHGILRAIPRSNQQLLVQLQHLFSMLCFTHRTYVAPRHFHDKSRPSWFSPGMQQDCSEYLRHLMITLHEEERAGQALPEYQERVIIESETASLASDLQPLPYDSATEDFVEGEQALKADGGEETQGITITPAGALQTGSEDGIVLRDLKSLNAEEDALTYNRKKISVHMQSFKGYLQGEPMEGVDQGDQMPPAEECLVKEVLEETDDADMVDATMPQSRNDDADEVMHNLCDNKKFTSNCLPQDIERRLDIVEMDTTPENSSKSMNYKRKHNTTPDSVTRQMLKSPKGDMTSDIDNSSDSGISGDLAEDGEVHINSPNPSSPLSKEVCPETKGLTIEELVSNISNNEDTENEYFVSLVHKVFGGKLATCIKCLQCKTESIHKDVFTDIHLAFQDTDRYSAADAIRKNPSRLVRQADKEHSGELSIEDLIRSYLTSERLTGENQYECERCGGKQDAERSIQILEPPEHLILTQLRFYYDTARGQRQKVFTNVEFGEELLLPIRYSTQGTFEQDLTPGSEETSVSGEGETRRQKGYATEVTEDQGSLSDSITSIQEHSSISGANTVAYPIASGDSIEQNYHLYKNSSGQILHSNLDSGSTSTHDIEESSSCSRINGLQEISFSNSKKEMGEPEGVKSTDEASVQMTCALPELKQTPKSCSTNTISTSITSTSTSSNTSSGNSNSNNNNSNKFHSKLGVLNDKNSKPSECDRDSKKKGCVTTEGVGNLSSRPETSLENASDGPCVSVDSVCDNQGECSGTGGKIIKEDSCVELGLTNSAVRNVQPSCSYSLGFAPDIRNGFVNNGSFKGDVNRSLQEESSTGSCASPQHSSQPDCGCRTITSLPQTTSMSTGSSDCFSSKDECEDTQEVTYARYALYGVVVHSGFSSEGGHYYCYARNSSVAALPESARESHGILGGWYNFNDEKVTSTTFSNITSLTRTFNRDTAYQLFYKKLSDCLTPEVPLMEEFKCLRLDLQEAVENDNLQYRSEQEREAQRRRHQVPGHSPFSRYSDHDDTPPPGGCGAGPGGGSFNTASRVVF; this comes from the exons AAGGAAGCTCTGTGTCACCTGACGGAAGACACAGATGTCTTGTGTACCTTGGCACCG GTGCTGGAAGAAGTACTACAGAACAAACTGCAGGAGTGTGGTGGCAGCTCAGCCTTTGTTATGCAGCTGGCAGAGCTTTATGCCTTGTGTCCCGTGCTCCTGCCGCAGCCACACACCCGgctcaccttcaccatcacactGATGAACTGTGTGGCTGCCTTCCCCACACCAACTAAACCTGAG GTTCTTGCCCACATGAAGAGTATTGGTGGCTTGGTGAACACTTTATGGAATGGTTTGAGACTGGAGGACATTCTCTACTCCCTTAATGCCATGTATACCATTATATCTAACACTG ATGGAGGGTCAGAGGTGTGCCCAGCCATGGCCCATTTGCTGTCACTAGTGCctacagtggtggtggagtgccTGGCCCCACGCATAGTGTCTGACACCAGCACCACAGATGCTGCACTCCTGGCCACCCTGACACGTCTCACAGCGTGGCTTGTGGCCTGGCCCACAGCCCACACCACGCTAGGTCTGTGGGTACGCACATTGGTTCGCCTCCTGTACCAGAGTGGGCGAACCATTATTCCTGCCAGAGTCACCTTGGACAGGGTGCCCAAG CTGCTCACTGCCCTCCAAATACCTGTGGTTCGTACAGGAGTTGTCTCTGTTCTGTCCACTCTCCTGCTGTCATTCCAAAGTTCCCCAACAGCATTTCACAAG GTCATCCCAGCGATGGTTGATGTGTTTGGGCagctggagagggagggatcaCCGTCCTCAACTGCAACCCTTGCTCGTCTGGCCACCCTCTGCCACACCCTAATGGTCCTCCACCCAGGCCAGCCCGACATTTACCAGCCCCTCATGAATTGTTTGGAG AAATATCCGGCTCCCTCAGAGGAGGACATTCAGGAGGTGATCCAGGAGCACCAGTGGGGGCCCATGGAGGAGGGAGCACGAGGTCTGGCGGCAGGACAGGTGCGCGGCTCAGTGGGGGTCGGTGAGGTGCCTTTCGTGTACCAGCAGCGGCTGCCCAACCAGAAGGTCGGCCTCCGCAACTTAGGCAACACTTGCTACATGAATTCTGTGATACAAGCTCTCTTCATGACTGACAG CTTTCGTCATGGCATCCTGCGGGCCATACCACGAAGCAACCAGCAACTCCTAGTGCAGCTGCAGCATCTCTTCAGCATGCTGTGTTTTACTCACCGCACTTATGTTGCTCCACGCCATTTCCATGACAAATCCAGGCCCTCGTGGTTCAGTCCAGGCATGCAGCAGGACTGTTCAGAATACTtaag ACACCTCATGATAACCCTTCATGAGGAGGAACGTGCTGGCCAGGCCCTGCCGGAGTACCAGGAGCGGGTCATCATTGAGAGTGAGACGGCCAGCCTAGCATCAGACCTCCAGCCTCTGCCGTATGACTCAGCCACAGAGGACTTTGTGGAGGGGGAGCAGGCCCTCAAAGCTGATGGTGGAGAGGAGACACAAGGCATCACCATCACTCCTGCTGGTGCACTGCAGACTGGTAGTGAAGATGGAATTGTGCTGAGGGACCTCAAGTCTTTAAATGCTGAGGAGGATGCCCTTACTTATAACAGGAAAAAGATTTCTGTTCATATGCAGTCATTTAAGGGATACCTGCAGGGAGAACCCATGGAGGGAGTGGACCAGGGTGATCAAATGCCTCCTGCTGAAGAGTGTTTAGTGAAGGAAGTGTTGGAGGAGACAGATGATGCAGACATGGTGGATGCTACAATGCCACAGTCTCGCAATGATGATGCAGATGAAGTCATGCATAATTTATGTGATAATAAGAAATTTACAAGTAACTGCTTACCGCAAGATATTGAGAGAAGGTTAGATATTGTGGAAATGGACACTACACCAGAAAATTCTTCCAAGTCTATGAACTACAAGCGCAAACATAATACAACACCAGACAGTGTCACAAGGCAGATGTTGAAGTCCCCCAAAGGAGACATGACCTCAGACATTGATAACAGTTCAGACAGTGGCATCAGTGGAGACTTAGCAGAGGATGGAGAAGTCCACATCAACAGCCCCAATCCCAGCAGTCCTCTCTCTAAGGAAGTGTGTCCAGAGACCAAGGGTTTGACTATTGAGGAACTTGTGAGCAATATTTCCAACAATGAGGACACTGAAAATGAGTACTTTGTAAGCTTGGTTCACAAAGTGTTTGGTGGAAAATTAGCAACATGTATTAAGTGCTTACAATGTAAAACAGAATCTATACACAAAGATGTCTTCACGGACATTCATCTAGCATTCCAGGACACTGATCGCTACAGTGCAGCTGATGCCATCAGGAAAAACCCAAGTCGACTTGTCAGACAGGCTGATAAAGAGCATTCAGGAGAACTAAGCATAGAAGACTTGATCAGAAGTTATCTGACTTCAGAGAGGCTGACAGGAGAAAACCAGTATGAATGTGAACGCTGTGGAGGAAAGCAGGATGCTGAGCGTTCCATCCAGATTTTGGAGCCTCCTGAACATCTCATTCTGACACAGTTAAGGTTCTATTATGACACTGCCCGTGGACAGCGGCAGAAAGTGTTCACCAACGTAGAGTTTGGAGAGGAGCTTCTGCTTCCAATCCGATACTCAACACAAGGTACTTTTGAACAAGATCTTACCCCAGGAAGTGAAGAAACCTCAGTCTCAGGAGAAGGTGAGACCAGAAGGCAAAAGGGATATGCAACAGAGGTTACAGAAGATCAGGGGTCCCTTTCAGATAGCATTACATCCATTCAAGAACACTCTAGCATATCAGGTGCAAACACAGTAGCATATCCAATAGCTAGTGGTGATTCTATTGAACAAAACTACCACCTTTACAAAAATTCTTCAGGCCAAATTTTACATAGTAATTTGGACAGTGGCAGTACTAGTACTCACGATATTGAAGAAAGTTCCAGTTGTTCTAGGATAAATGGTCTACAAGAGATTAGCTTTAGCAATAGcaaaaaggaaatgggagagcCTGAGGGTGTCAAAAGCACTGATGAAGCTTCAGTGCAGATGACATGTGCTTTGCCAGAGCTCAAGCAGACCCCTAAGTCATGTAGCACTAACACCATTAGCACCAGCATCactagcaccagcaccagcagtaacactagtagtggcaacagtaatagtaacaacaataatagtaacaaattCCATTCTAAACTTGGAGTATTAAATGACAAGAACAGTAAGCCAAGTGAATGTGACAGAGATAGCAAGAAAAAAGGTTGTGTCACCACTGAAGGTGTTGGAAATTTATCCAGTAGACCTGAAACTTCATTAGAAAATGCTTCAGATGGGCCTTGTGTGAGTGTTGACAGTGTTTGTGATAATCAAGGTGAGTGTAGTGGAACTGGTggaaaaattattaaagaagACTCATGTGTAGAACTTGGTCTAACAAATTCTGCTGTAAGGAATGTGCAACCCAGCTGTAGCTATTCATTGGGCTTTGCTCCAGATATTAGGAATGGTTTTGTTAATAATGGCAGCTTTAAAGGTGATGTTAATAGATCTTTGCAAGAAGAGTCTAGTACAGGATCCTGTGCCAGCCCACAACACAGCTCACAGCCAGATTGTGGCTGTAGAACGATCACAAGCCTCCCACAAACAACATCTATGAGTACTGGGTCATCTGATTGCTTCTCCTCCAAGGATGAGTGTGAAGACACTCAAGAGGTAACCTATGCGCGCTATGCCCTCtatggtgtggtggtgcacTCAGGCTTCTCATCTGAAGGTGGACACTATTACTGCTATGCCAGAAACTCTTCTGTGGCTGCCCTCCCAGAGTCAGCCAGGGAAAG CCATGGGATACTTGGTGGTTGGTACAACTTCAATGATGAAAAAGTGACCAGTACAACGTTTTCCAACATTACCAGCCTTACTCGCACCTTTAACAGGGACACTGCATATCAACTGTTTTACAAGAAG CTGAGTGACTGTCTGACGCCTGAGGTTCCGCTGATGGAGGAATTCAAGTGCCTGCGCCTGGACCTGCAGGAAGCAGTAGAAAATGACAACTTGCAGTATCGCAGTGAGCAGGAGCGGGAGGCCCAGCGGAGGCGGCACCAGGTGCCAGGCCACTCACCCTTCTCCCGGTATTCTGACCATGATGACACTCCTCCCCCGGGGGGCTGTGGGGCAGGGCCAGGTGGGGGCAGCTTCAATACAGCCTCTAGGGTGGTGTTCTGA